A genome region from Synchiropus splendidus isolate RoL2022-P1 chromosome 5, RoL_Sspl_1.0, whole genome shotgun sequence includes the following:
- the LOC128759357 gene encoding lysozyme g-like, which produces MRHADITSVNPRGASEETSGQDNLDYYGVDASEAMAKTDLEQILDHYDMIIDTTAEWKVDPHLIAGIISRESRAGNALVNGWGDHGNAFGLMQVDKRHHNLQAEWNSKEHLDQGIEILVGFMDEIKKMFPEWSGGKQLRGALAAYNKGPDNVRKAVDEGRDVDYYTTGQDYSSDVMARAQWYMKHCDAIESDGPPPLVMKSVAFAKKTGGNVGAPIGAAVGAAVGGPGGAAVGAVVGGAVANEVAKKAGKK; this is translated from the exons ATGA GGCACGCAGACATCACGTCGGTGAATCCCCGCGGGGCGTCTGAGGAGACCTCTGGCCAGGATAACCTGGATTACTATG GGGTGGACGCCTCGGAGGCGATGGCCAAAACTGACCTGGAACAGATACTGGACCACTACGACATGATTATAGATACCACTGCTGAATGGAAAGTTGACCCGCACCTGATCGCCGGGATCATCTCCAGAGAGTCCCGCGCTGGAAACGCTCTGGTCAACGGCTGGGGGGACCACGGCAACGCTTTCGGACTCATGCAG GTCGACAAACGACACCACAACCTCCAAGCTGAATGGAACAGTAAGGAACATCTGGACCAGGGCATTGAGATCCTAGTGGGTTTCATGGATGAAATTAAAAAGATGTTTCCCGAGTGGAGCGGCGGGAAGCAGCTGAGAG GGGCACTCGCCGCCTACAACAAAGGACCTGACAATGTCCGTAAAGCGGTTGATGAAGGACGTGATGTGGACTACTACACCACAGGCCAGGACTACTCCAGCGACGTGATGGCCCGAGCCCAGTGGTACATGAAACACTGTGATGCCATCGAATCCGATGGTCCGCCTCCATTGGTAATGAAGTCCGTGGCATTCGCAAAAAAGACGGGTGGAAACGTGGGTGCACCAATTGgtgctgcagtgggtgcagcaGTGGGTGGGCCAGGGGGTGCAGCGGTGGGTGCAGTAGTGGGTGGGGCAGTGGCTAATGAAGTGGCTAAGAAGGCTGGCAAGAAGTAG
- the LOC128759519 gene encoding lysozyme g-like — MRHADITSVNPRGASEETSGQDNLDYYGVKASEEMAKTDLERMKKYYDMIKEVADEWNVDPYLIAGIISRESRAGNALVNGWGDNNNAFGLMQVDKRYHTPKGKWNSRSHLDQATEILVDFIDEIKKMYPKWSGGKQLRGALAAYNKGPNSVRKAVYEGRDIDYYTTCQDYSSDVMARAQWYRSQDVSWWSCVIS; from the exons ATGA GGCACGCAGACATCACGTCGGTGAATCCCCGCGGGGCGTCTGAGGAGACCTCTGGCCAGGATAACCTGGATTACTATG GGGTGAAGGCCTCGGAAGAGATGGCCAAAACGGACCTGGAACGGATGAAGAAATACTACGACATGATTAAAGAAGTCGCAGATGAGTGGAATGTTGATCCGTACCTGATCGCCGGGATCATCTCCAGAGAGTCCCGTGCTGGAAACGCTCTGGTCAACGGCTGGGGGGACAACAACAACGCTTTCGGACTCATGCAG GTCGACAAACGATACCACACACCCAAAGGTAAATGGAACAGTAGGAGTCATCTGGACCAGGCCACTGAGATCCTGGTGGATTTCATCGATGAAATTAAAAAGATGTATCCCAAGTGGAGCGGCGGGAAGCAGCTGAGAG GGGCCCTCGCCGCCTACAACAAAGGACCTAACAGTGTCCGTAAAGCGGTTTATGAAGGACGTGATATCGACTACTACACCACATGCCAGGACTACTCCAGCGACGTGATGGCCCGAGCCCAGTGGTATCGCAGTCAGGATGTCTCCTGGTGGTCCTGTGTGATTTCATGA